A genomic stretch from Setaria viridis chromosome 1, Setaria_viridis_v4.0, whole genome shotgun sequence includes:
- the LOC117858872 gene encoding ERAD-associated E3 ubiquitin-protein ligase HRD1 isoform X2: MIRLQTYTAFSLLAMASAVYYAFSSQEQFYPAMVYLSTSKICFVLLLNTGLVAMCVTWQLVKRLFLGSLREAEVERLNEQSWREVVEILFAVTIFRQDFSVSLLAMVAALLLVKALHWLAQKRVEYIETTPSMPMLSHIRIVSFMAFLLIVDCLFLSNSLRPLIEKREASVAIFSFEYMILATSTVSTFVKYIFYVTDMLMEGQWERKAVYTFYLELISDLVQLSLYMLFFVAIFLNYGVPLHLIRELYETFRNFRIRIADYLRYRKITSNMNERFPDSTAEELNANDATCIICREEMTTAKKLLCGHLFHVHCLRSWLERQHTCPTCRAPIIPPDNGRAASSRQYGAQPGVQPAAGTGTPASEGAASENMSRRQAKLEAAAAAASLYGRSFAYPPANTLNRSVPPQSASSIPQSEASCSNQSQKDQELQFQNTNDGLAPQAFNAHGAISSGTSTRDLESSLQKAQENFIKSQIEMLQIQLQMVQRGAAVSATNNENAEHRKNG; the protein is encoded by the exons ATGATCCGTCTTCAGACGTACACAGCGTTCAGCCTGCTGGCGATGGCATCGGCGGTGTACTATGCCTTCAGTAGCCAGGAGCAGTTCTACCCGGCGATGGTCTACCTCTCCACCTCCAAGATCTGCTTCGTGCTGCTCCTCAACACGGGCCTCGTCGCCATGTGCGTCACCTGGCAACTCGTCAAGCGCCTCTTCCTTGGATCGCTCCGGGAGGCCGAGGTTGAGCGTCTCAATGAGCAGTCCTGGCGGGAGGTCGTTGAGATCCTCTTTGCCGTCACCATCTTCCGCCAGGACTTCTCAGTCTCCTTGCTTGCCATGGTCGCTGCGCTGCTCCTTGTCAAAGCACTGCACTGGCTGGCCCAGAAGAGGGTCGAATACATCGAGACCACACCGTCCATGCCCATGCTCTCGCACATAAGGATCGTTTCCTTCATGGCGTTTCTGCTCATCGTCGACTGCCTCTTCCTGTCCAACTCGCTCAGGCCGCTCATAGAGAAACGGGAGGCATCAGTTGCCATCTTCTCCTTTGA GTATATGATACTGGCAACATCCACAGTATCAACATTTGTGAAGTATATATTCTATGTCACTGATATGCTAATGGAAGGTCAATGGGAGAGAAAGGCAGTGTATACATTTTACTTGGAGCTCATCAGTGACCTTGTGCAATTGTCATTATACATGCTCTTCTTCGTAGCTATCTTCCT GAACTACGGTGTCCCGCTGCACTTGATCCGTGAGCTATATGAGACCTTCCGCAACTTCAGAATTCGCATTGCAGATTATCTACGCTACAGAAAGATCACGTCCAACATGAATGAACGCTTTCCAGATTCTACAGCAGAAGAGCTCAATGC GAATGACGCTACATGTATTATTTGCCGTGAGGAGATGACTACAGCAAAGAAGCTGCTTTGTGGGCATCTATTCCATGTCCATTGTCTAAGGTCATGGCTAGAGCGCCAGCACACTTGCCCTACGTGCAGAGCTCCAATCATTCCCCCAGATAATGGACGTGCTGCATCATCGCGACAATATGGAGCTCAACCTGGAGTCCAGCCTG CTGCAGGTACTGGCACTCCAGCCTCAGAAGGAGCAGCAAGTGAGAACATGAGCAGGCGCCAAGCAAAGCTtgaagcggcagcagcagcagcttctttATATGGAAGATCTTTTGCTTATCCTCCAGCAAACACCCTAAATAG GTCAGTTCCTCCCCAGTCTGCATCTAGTATACCACAATCTGAAGCAAGTTGCTCCAATCAATCCCAGAAAGACCAAGAACTGCAGTTCCAAAACACCAACGATGGTTTAGCGCCTCAGGCTTTTAATGCACATGGTGCTATTAGTTCAGGAACAAGCACCAGGGATCTTGAAAGTTCACTGCAGAAGGCACAAGAAAACTTTATAAAGAGCCAGATAGAG ATGTTACAAATCCAACTGCAAATGGTTCAGCGCGGTGCTGCTGTATCAGCCACTAACAATGAGAATGCGGAGCACAGAAAGAATGGCTGA
- the LOC117858904 gene encoding cell number regulator 2 produces MYPKAEEGAPLRAFPMSGGGGYYQAGGATAALAVQAKAPVAAWSTGLCDCFDDCSNCCVTCLCPCITFGQVAEIIDRGSTSCGTSGALYTLIMLLTCCQCVFSCFYRAKMRAQYGLQESPCADCCVHCCCECCALCQEYRELKKRGFDMKLGWHANMERQGRTAATMPPQMHPGMTR; encoded by the exons ATGTACCCGAAGGCGGAGGAGGGCGCGCCGCTGCGGGCCTTCCCGAtgagcggcgggggcggctactaccaggcgggcggcgcgacggcggcgctggcggtgcAGGCGAAGGCGCCCGTCGCCGCGTGGTCCACCGGGCTCTGCGACTGCTTCGACGACTGCAGCAACT GCTGCGTGACGTGCCTGTGCCCGTGCATCACGTTCGGTCAGGTCGCGGAGATCATCGACCGGGGGTCGACGTCGTGCGGCACTAGCGGGGCGCTGTACACGCTCATCATGCTCCTCACCTGCTGCCAGTGCGTCTTCTCCTGCTTCTACCGCGCCAAAATGCGCGCCCAGTACGGGCTCCAGGAGAGCCCCTGCGCCGACTGCTGCGTCCACTGCTGCTGCGAGTGCTGCGCCCTCTGCCAGGAGTACCGCGAGCTCAAGAAGAGAGGGTTCGACATGAAGCTGGGATGGCATGCGAACATGGAGAGGCAGGggcgcaccgccgccaccatgccGCCGCAGATGCACCCCGGGATGACCCGCTGA
- the LOC117858872 gene encoding ERAD-associated E3 ubiquitin-protein ligase HRD1 isoform X1: MIRLQTYTAFSLLAMASAVYYAFSSQEQFYPAMVYLSTSKICFVLLLNTGLVAMCVTWQLVKRLFLGSLREAEVERLNEQSWREVVEILFAVTIFRQDFSVSLLAMVAALLLVKALHWLAQKRVEYIETTPSMPMLSHIRIVSFMAFLLIVDCLFLSNSLRPLIEKREASVAIFSFEYMILATSTVSTFVKYIFYVTDMLMEGQWERKAVYTFYLELISDLVQLSLYMLFFVAIFLNYGVPLHLIRELYETFRNFRIRIADYLRYRKITSNMNERFPDSTAEELNANDATCIICREEMTTAKKLLCGHLFHVHCLRSWLERQHTCPTCRAPIIPPDNGRAASSRQYGAQPGVQPAAAGTGTPASEGAASENMSRRQAKLEAAAAAASLYGRSFAYPPANTLNRSVPPQSASSIPQSEASCSNQSQKDQELQFQNTNDGLAPQAFNAHGAISSGTSTRDLESSLQKAQENFIKSQIEMLQIQLQMVQRGAAVSATNNENAEHRKNG, encoded by the exons ATGATCCGTCTTCAGACGTACACAGCGTTCAGCCTGCTGGCGATGGCATCGGCGGTGTACTATGCCTTCAGTAGCCAGGAGCAGTTCTACCCGGCGATGGTCTACCTCTCCACCTCCAAGATCTGCTTCGTGCTGCTCCTCAACACGGGCCTCGTCGCCATGTGCGTCACCTGGCAACTCGTCAAGCGCCTCTTCCTTGGATCGCTCCGGGAGGCCGAGGTTGAGCGTCTCAATGAGCAGTCCTGGCGGGAGGTCGTTGAGATCCTCTTTGCCGTCACCATCTTCCGCCAGGACTTCTCAGTCTCCTTGCTTGCCATGGTCGCTGCGCTGCTCCTTGTCAAAGCACTGCACTGGCTGGCCCAGAAGAGGGTCGAATACATCGAGACCACACCGTCCATGCCCATGCTCTCGCACATAAGGATCGTTTCCTTCATGGCGTTTCTGCTCATCGTCGACTGCCTCTTCCTGTCCAACTCGCTCAGGCCGCTCATAGAGAAACGGGAGGCATCAGTTGCCATCTTCTCCTTTGA GTATATGATACTGGCAACATCCACAGTATCAACATTTGTGAAGTATATATTCTATGTCACTGATATGCTAATGGAAGGTCAATGGGAGAGAAAGGCAGTGTATACATTTTACTTGGAGCTCATCAGTGACCTTGTGCAATTGTCATTATACATGCTCTTCTTCGTAGCTATCTTCCT GAACTACGGTGTCCCGCTGCACTTGATCCGTGAGCTATATGAGACCTTCCGCAACTTCAGAATTCGCATTGCAGATTATCTACGCTACAGAAAGATCACGTCCAACATGAATGAACGCTTTCCAGATTCTACAGCAGAAGAGCTCAATGC GAATGACGCTACATGTATTATTTGCCGTGAGGAGATGACTACAGCAAAGAAGCTGCTTTGTGGGCATCTATTCCATGTCCATTGTCTAAGGTCATGGCTAGAGCGCCAGCACACTTGCCCTACGTGCAGAGCTCCAATCATTCCCCCAGATAATGGACGTGCTGCATCATCGCGACAATATGGAGCTCAACCTGGAGTCCAGCCTG CAGCTGCAGGTACTGGCACTCCAGCCTCAGAAGGAGCAGCAAGTGAGAACATGAGCAGGCGCCAAGCAAAGCTtgaagcggcagcagcagcagcttctttATATGGAAGATCTTTTGCTTATCCTCCAGCAAACACCCTAAATAG GTCAGTTCCTCCCCAGTCTGCATCTAGTATACCACAATCTGAAGCAAGTTGCTCCAATCAATCCCAGAAAGACCAAGAACTGCAGTTCCAAAACACCAACGATGGTTTAGCGCCTCAGGCTTTTAATGCACATGGTGCTATTAGTTCAGGAACAAGCACCAGGGATCTTGAAAGTTCACTGCAGAAGGCACAAGAAAACTTTATAAAGAGCCAGATAGAG ATGTTACAAATCCAACTGCAAATGGTTCAGCGCGGTGCTGCTGTATCAGCCACTAACAATGAGAATGCGGAGCACAGAAAGAATGGCTGA
- the LOC117858872 gene encoding ERAD-associated E3 ubiquitin-protein ligase HRD1 isoform X3: MIRLQTYTAFSLLAMASAVYYAFSSQEQFYPAMVYLSTSKICFVLLLNTGLVAMCVTWQLVKRLFLGSLREAEVERLNEQSWREVVEILFAVTIFRQDFSVSLLAMVAALLLVKALHWLAQKRVEYIETTPSMPMLSHIRIVSFMAFLLIVDCLFLSNSLRPLIEKREASVAIFSFEYMILATSTVSTFVKYIFYVTDMLMEGQWERKAVYTFYLELISDLVQLSLYMLFFVAIFLNYGVPLHLIRELYETFRNFRIRIADYLRYRKITSNMNERFPDSTAEELNANDATCIICREEMTTAKKLLCGHLFHVHCLRSWLERQHTCPTCRAPIIPPDNGRAASSRQYGAQPGVQPAAAGTGTPASEGAASENMSRRQAKLEAAAAAASLYGRSFAYPPANTLNRSVPPQSASSIPQSEASCSNQSQKDQELQFQNTNDGLAPQAFNAHGAISSGTSTRDLESSLQKAQENFIKSQIEELNRCPLTTCKLQHLGYFCCKLIFG; this comes from the exons ATGATCCGTCTTCAGACGTACACAGCGTTCAGCCTGCTGGCGATGGCATCGGCGGTGTACTATGCCTTCAGTAGCCAGGAGCAGTTCTACCCGGCGATGGTCTACCTCTCCACCTCCAAGATCTGCTTCGTGCTGCTCCTCAACACGGGCCTCGTCGCCATGTGCGTCACCTGGCAACTCGTCAAGCGCCTCTTCCTTGGATCGCTCCGGGAGGCCGAGGTTGAGCGTCTCAATGAGCAGTCCTGGCGGGAGGTCGTTGAGATCCTCTTTGCCGTCACCATCTTCCGCCAGGACTTCTCAGTCTCCTTGCTTGCCATGGTCGCTGCGCTGCTCCTTGTCAAAGCACTGCACTGGCTGGCCCAGAAGAGGGTCGAATACATCGAGACCACACCGTCCATGCCCATGCTCTCGCACATAAGGATCGTTTCCTTCATGGCGTTTCTGCTCATCGTCGACTGCCTCTTCCTGTCCAACTCGCTCAGGCCGCTCATAGAGAAACGGGAGGCATCAGTTGCCATCTTCTCCTTTGA GTATATGATACTGGCAACATCCACAGTATCAACATTTGTGAAGTATATATTCTATGTCACTGATATGCTAATGGAAGGTCAATGGGAGAGAAAGGCAGTGTATACATTTTACTTGGAGCTCATCAGTGACCTTGTGCAATTGTCATTATACATGCTCTTCTTCGTAGCTATCTTCCT GAACTACGGTGTCCCGCTGCACTTGATCCGTGAGCTATATGAGACCTTCCGCAACTTCAGAATTCGCATTGCAGATTATCTACGCTACAGAAAGATCACGTCCAACATGAATGAACGCTTTCCAGATTCTACAGCAGAAGAGCTCAATGC GAATGACGCTACATGTATTATTTGCCGTGAGGAGATGACTACAGCAAAGAAGCTGCTTTGTGGGCATCTATTCCATGTCCATTGTCTAAGGTCATGGCTAGAGCGCCAGCACACTTGCCCTACGTGCAGAGCTCCAATCATTCCCCCAGATAATGGACGTGCTGCATCATCGCGACAATATGGAGCTCAACCTGGAGTCCAGCCTG CAGCTGCAGGTACTGGCACTCCAGCCTCAGAAGGAGCAGCAAGTGAGAACATGAGCAGGCGCCAAGCAAAGCTtgaagcggcagcagcagcagcttctttATATGGAAGATCTTTTGCTTATCCTCCAGCAAACACCCTAAATAG GTCAGTTCCTCCCCAGTCTGCATCTAGTATACCACAATCTGAAGCAAGTTGCTCCAATCAATCCCAGAAAGACCAAGAACTGCAGTTCCAAAACACCAACGATGGTTTAGCGCCTCAGGCTTTTAATGCACATGGTGCTATTAGTTCAGGAACAAGCACCAGGGATCTTGAAAGTTCACTGCAGAAGGCACAAGAAAACTTTATAAAGAGCCAGATAGAG GAGCTAAATAGGTGTCCATTGAccacttgcaagttgcaacatctTGGATATTTCTGTTGCAAGCTCATCTTTGGGTGA